In one window of Oryza sativa Japonica Group chromosome 9, ASM3414082v1 DNA:
- the LOC107275994 gene encoding uncharacterized protein produces the protein MGKTKGKQRQDKFYHLAKKQSYQSRAAFKLLQLDAWFRFLPTARTVLDLCAAPGGWVQVAVNHVPVGAFVVGVDLVPIRGAHSLTEDITTTKCRAAVRRLMDSNGVVVFDVVLHDGSPNVGGAWVQEATVQSSLIHNSLPPCRLVLPPSHRCSPPPQR, from the coding sequence ATGGGGAAGACGAAGGGGAAGCAGCGACAGGATAAGTTCTACCACCTCGCCAAGAAGCAGAGCTACCAGAGTCGCGCGGCCTTCAAGCTGCTCCAGCTCGACGCGTGGTTCCGCTTCCTGCCGACGGCGCGCACGGTGCTCGACCTCTGCGCGGCGCCCGGGGGATGGGTCCAGGTGGCCGTCAACCACGTGCCTGTGGGGGccttcgtcgtcggcgtcgacctCGTCCCCATCCGCGGCGCGCACTCTCTGACGGAGGACATCACCACCACCAAGTGTCGCGCCGCAGTGCGGAGGCTCATGGACTCCAACGGCGTCGTCGTGTTCGACGTCGTGCTCCACGACGGGTCACCCAACGTTGGTGGCGCGTGGGTGCAGGAGGCCACCGTGCAATCGTCGCTCATCCACAACAGCCTACCGCCGTGTCGCCTCGTGCTCCCGCCGTCGCATCGGTGCAGCCCACCTCCGCAGCGCTAG